AGCGTGGCCATCGTCACGTCGTCCAGCCCGCCCGCGGCGGCGCCGGCGAAGCGCACCTGCCCGGGCGAAACCTCGTGCCAGGCGCCGTCCACCCCGGCGGGGAAGTCGGCCCCGAGCACGGAGAGCTGCGCCGTGTCGTAGGCGAGCTGGGCCTGGAAGCTGGCGATGGAGGCGCTGGTCTGCACGCGGCGGAGGCGGACCTCCGCGTACGTGGTGACGGGGCCGGCCTCGGTCACCACCAGCACCGGGTGCAGCCCCGCCTTGAGCCCCGCGAACGGATCGCCGGGATTTGCCTGCTTGGGCTGCACCACGTCCTGGCAAGCGGCCACCAGGGCGAGCGCGGCCAGGGCGAATGCCGGACGGATGCGGAAGAGGTTCAGCTTCATGGGGGTACTCCGGTGGGGGTCGCGCGACGGGAACGGGATAATTCCACGGAGGGGACCACGACGGCCGCGAAGGGGCAGCCGGGGCGCGTGGTTCCGGGGAAACGAGAGTTTTGGAGAATACTGTGCTGGAGCCCGGCGCTTGGTGGGACTGGGCGCGCCCGGGGGTCGGCGCTCTAGTGTAGTGGCTGCACCACGTTTGCGCAACTGTGCAGGCGGCAAAAGTACGGATTTGCCGGATGCACGCAAACGTTGCCGCCGTACACGTTTGCCGGTTTCCGCTCCGCAGCGGTCATAGCGCGCGGAGGGGGCTCACTTCCGGGGCTTCCCGCGGTACGAACGCGCTCCGGCTCCTGGCTCAGAGGAGGACGACAGCAACTGCAGGGCTCACGCGGAGGCGCGGAGGACGCAGAGGTGAGGCGCGGAGTTCTCTTCCGCGTCTCTGCGTCTCCGCGTGAGATTATGGGGATTATGGTCCCTTCTGGAGCGCGCGGCCAACGCGCTCGCCGGCTTCGCGCAGGCGGTCCTCGTCGGCGATCAGGGCGAAGCGGACGTGGCCCTCGCCCTCCGCGCCGAAGCCGAGGCCGGGGGAGACGACGACGCCTGCCTCGCGCAGGAGGAAGCGCGCGAACTCGATGGAGCCCATCGCCACGAACGGGCCGGGGATCGGCGCCCACACGAACATGGTGGCCTGCGGGGGCGGCACGGGCCAGCCGCCGGCGTTCAGCGCCCCGGTCAGCGCCTCCGCGCGGCGGCGGTAGGTGTCGCGGAGCTCGGACACACACTCCTGCTGCGAGCGGAGCGCGTGCGCCGCGGCGATCTGGATCGGCTGAAAGATCCCGTAGTCCAGGTAGCTCTTGATCTTGGTGAGCGCGCCCACCATCGCACGGTTCCCCACGCAGAAGCCGACGCGCCACCCCGCCATGCCGTACGACTTCGACATCGAAAAGAACTCCACCGCGATCTCCTTTGCGCCCGGCACCTGCAGGATGCTCGGCGGGCTGCCGGTGAAGGAGAAGTCGGCGTAGGCGAAGTCGTGGATCAGCAGGAGCCGCTCGCGCCGGCACACCTCCACCGCGCGCTCGAAGAACGCGGGGTCCGCGGAGAGCGTGGTGGGGTTGTTGGGAAACGAGAGGAGGAGCGCCTTGGGCCGGGGCCAGGTGGATGCGCACGCCTGCTCCACGGCGGCCAGGAGCGCGCCGCCCTCCACCTTCCCCTCGTCGTCGCCCACCAGCGGGATGCTGTGCACGCGGCCGCCCGCGAAGACGACGGAGTAGCTGTGGATGGGGTACGCCGGCGAGGGGACGATCACCGTGTCGCCCGCCTCCAGGATGGCGAGCATCAGGTGCGCGATCCCCTCCTTGGCGCCGATGGTGACCACCACCTCGCTCTCCGAGTCCAACTCCACGTCGTAGCGGCGGGCGTAGTGTTCGGCCATGGCGTCGCGCAGTCCGTAGATGCCGCGCGAGGCGCTGTATCGGTGGTGCTTGTGGTCGGCGGCGTGCGCCACCATCTCGTCCACGATGTGCCGCGGCGTGCCGATGTCGGGGTTCCCCATCCCCAGGTCGATCACGTCCTCGCCGGCGGCGATGCGCTCCATCTTCTCCGCGTTGATCTGCGCGAAGACGTACGCGGGAAGGCTGGCGAGGCGCGGGAACTCCGCCGCGCTTCGCGGGGGCCAGGCGGGTGCGTCTGTGCTCATCGATGCTCCGTGAGGGTCTCGTGCGTGGAGCGTCGCTGGGATGCAGGAGCCGGGCCCCGAACAGCGGCCTCACGCGGAGACGCGGAGACGCAGAGAGGAAAACAGAAAAGGGGCGCTCGTGTGCCTCTCTTTTCTCCGTTGTTCTCTTCCGCGTCTCCGCGCCTCCGCGTGAGGACATTACGATGCAAGTAGAGAGGGGCCCGGGCTTGCCGGGCCCCTCCATGTCACTCCACCGGAAAGAGCGAGCTTACTTCGTGAACTCCGTCACGTCGCGGATCTCGATGGGCGCGACGTTGACGGCGCGGAGGCCGGCCTCCACCACCGACCGGTCGCCGACGACGACGATCACGGCGTTGCCCGGCCGCACGTACTGGTTGGCCACGCGGCGCACGTCATCGGCCGTGACGGCCATCATGCGCTGCACGTAGGTGCTCAGGAACGACGGCTCGATGCCGTACGTCACCAGGTTGGCGAGCTGCCCGGCCACCTGCGGGTTCGTCTCCACCGTCTGCGGGAAGCCGAGCGCCAGGTAGCGCTTCGCCTTGTCCAGCTCCTCGGCGCTCACCGCCTCGGTGCGGATGCGGCCCAGCTCGCGCATGAACTCCACCACCGCGCTGTCCGTCTTGGCCGTCACCACCGCCGCCTGCGCGGTGAAGGGGCCCGCCGCCTGGCGCATCTGGTAGCCGGACCGAGCGCCGTACGACCAGCCGTGCGTCTCGCGCAGGTTCTGGTTGAGGCGGCTGGTGAAGGCGCCGCCCACGATGGTGTTCAGCACCTGCAGCGCGTAGTAGTCCGGGCTGTTGCGCGACACGCCCGGGTGGCCGATGCGGATCTCGGACTGCGCGGCGCCCGGCTTGTCCACCAGGTACACCACCGAGCGGGCGATGGTCGGAGTCGGCAGCGCCGCCGCCGGGGCCGACGCCGCGCCCGATGCGCGCCAGGCGCCCAGCGCGCTCTGCACCACCGGCTGCAGCGCGTCGGGGTTCACGTCGCCCACCAGGATCAGCGTGGAGTTCTCGGGGCGGTAGCGGCCGCCGTGGAAGCCCTGCACCCGCGCGCGGTCCAGCCGGCGGGTGGCCTCGGTGGTGGCGAAGCGGCCGTACGGGTGCTGCGCGCCGTACACCAGCGCCGGGAACGCGTTGTTGGCGATGGCGCCCGCCTCGTCGCGGTTGCGCGAGAGCGCCACCAGACGCTCCTCGCGCAGGCGGCCCACCTCGCGCTCCGGGAAGTCGGGGCGGGCCACGATGTCGCCCATCAGCCGCAGCGCCTGCGGAAAGTTGTCGCGCAGGGCGTACAGGTTCACCTGCGTCGCGTCCCACCCGGACGACGCGTTCAGGCTGGCGCCCAGCGTCTCCAGCGCGTCGGCGAGCTGCAGGGCGTTGCGGCCGGCGGCGCCTTCGTCCAGCATAGCCGCGGTGAAGGAGGCGAGGCCGGGAAGGTCCGCCGGGTCGTCCGTGTTGCCTGCGCCGCGCACCACCAGGGTGGCGTTGACGGCCGGCACCTCGGTGCGCCGCACGTACATCACGGTGAGCCCGTTGGCCAGCTTGCGCACCACCGGCGTGGGGGGCGCGAGCGCGGCCACGGGGCCGGGACGCGGCGGCGTGGTGGGGAACGGCGTCTGCGCCGCGGCGGGAAGGGCGGCGACGAGAGCCGCTACGAGGGCTGCGGTGCGTCTCATCAGTCGGTCTCCTTGGCGGCAAGCTCCGTCTTCCCGGTGGGGACGAAGCTGATCACGATCCGGTTCTTCCCCGTGAGGTACTGCCGCGTCACGCGCTGCACGTCGGCCGGGGTGACGGCGCGGTAGCGGGCGAGGTCGCGGCCCACGTAGCCCGGATCGCCGAAGTAGTACTGGTAGCTGTTGAGCTGGTCCGCCTTCCCCGCCACCGTCTCCAGCGACGACACGAAGCCGGTGACGATCTGGTTCACCACGCGCTGCACCTCGTCGGCCGCGGGCGGGGCCTGCGCCAGGCGGTTGACCTCCTCCGTGACCGCCGCCTCCATCGAGTCCAGCTGCGTCCCCTGCTTGCCGCGCACGGTGACCCAGAAGTCGCCGGAGAGGAGGTTGGCGTTGTTGAAGGAGCTGGTCTGCGACGCCACCTGCTGGTCGTACACCAGGCGCTTGTACAGCCGCGCGCTCTTGCCGTCCGTCAGCAGCGCGGCGGCCACGTCCAGCGCCGCCTCGTCCGCGTGGCCGCGGGGCACGCCGCGCCAGATGACGCTCACCTGCGGAAGCGTGACGCGGTCTTCTTTGGTGATGTAGCGCGTCTGCGCGATCTGCGGCACCGGGATGCGCGGGCGCTCCACGGCCGGCCCGCGCGCGATCCCGCCGAAGAGCCGCTCCACCATGGGGCGGATCTGCGCCGTGCTCACGTCGCCCGCGATGGTGAGCGTGGCGTTGTTGGGCGCGTAGTACGTCCGAAAGAACTGCGAAACGTCCTCCACCGAGGCGGAGTCCAGGTCGGCCATGGAGCCGATGGTGGACCACGAGTACGGGTGCCCCGCCGGGTAGAGCGCGGACGCCGCCGTCTCCCACAGCAGGCCGTACGGCTGGTTCTCGTACGACTGGCGGCGCTCGTTCTTCACCACGTCGCGCTGGCCGGTCAGCTTCTGCGCGTTGAACGCGTCCAGCAGCCCGCCCATGCGGTCCGCCTCCAGCCAGAGCGCCAGCTCCACGGCGTTGGAGGGGACGATCTCGTAGTAGTTGGTGCGGTCCGTGTTGGTGCTGCCGTTGTTCTGCCCGCCCGCCGCTTCCAGGAAGTTGTCGAAGTCCCCTTCCTTGACGTTGCGGCTCCCCTCGAACATCACGTGCTCAAAGAGGTGGGCGAAGCCGGTGCGGCCCGGCTTCTCGTAGCCGGATCCCACGTGGTACCACACGTTTACGGCCGCCACCGGGGTGGAGTGGTCTTCCGCCACGATCACCCGCAGCCCGTTGGGGAGCGTAAAGGTGGTGTGGGGGATGCTGACTTCCTGCGCCAGGGCGGGGGCCGCGGCGAGGCTCAGCAGGAGCGCGAGGCGTTTCATCGAGCTGCCTTTCTGCTGGATGGGTGGTGCGAAGGAGGTGCGTGTGGAGCATACTCCGGCGCCGGGCGCGGCGCCAGACGGTGCTTCAACACCAGGGGTCTGGAGGGGTTCCAAACTGCTGGCCTCACGCGGAGGCGCGGAGGCCGCAGAGGAACTGCAACTGATTGGATCACACAGAGACACGGAGACACAGAGGAAGAACGGCAGGAGGGGGCAGTATGAGTAATGCTCAGTTGGGAAACAGATGGGACTTGCGCAATGGGGCACGAGGGGTGATTACTAAGAGGACCACAACATTTTTTTCTGGGCGTCGTGCGGGAGGGCCCCTCTTTCCGCGCCAACGCCGCGCACGCTTTCCCCGCGTGGAGGTCTGATGCCGTTCATCACACATGGGCCCGTTCTCAGGACCCTGCCGCCGGATCAGATCGTCCTCTGCCTCCTCGCGCTCGCCGTGGTCGTGGCGGTCGGGACGGGGCTGGCGTACGCGCGCTGCCGACGCCAGGAGTGCGAGTTCGATCGCATCCTGCGAGTGGTGCTGCGGCGCGGGTAGAGCGTTATAGGTAACGGTTTTCCGTTACATGTGACGCGGTTTGAGGGCGAAAGAGGCACGGAGAACGGTCGTTCTCCGTGCCTCTTGCCGTATCTGGACCGTCAGGCGAGGGCGGCGGCGGGGGCTCTGCGCCGCCAGAACGGGCGGTCTTCCCAGCGCCGCTCGTCGCCGTAGTAGGCGGCGCGGTGGTGATGGTAGGCGCGGTGGACCTCGGCCACGCGGGCTTCGTAATCGGCCAGCGCGCCGCCGTCGCCGGTGAGGGCGCGGTGGATCGCCTCGCCCGCGCGCTTGCCGGTGTAGAGGGCGTTCAGGATTCCCTGCGAGGAGAGCGGGTCCAGCGCGAGCGCGGCATCGCCGATGGCGGCCCAGCCGGGGCCCGTGAAGCGGTCCAGCCGCGCGCTCGCGGCGTCGGCGCCGCGCACACGGCCGGTGGGCGCGTAGCCGTGCGAGCGCAGCATCTCGCGGACGTGCGTGCTCTCCGCCAGGCGCGCGGCGAAGCCGTCGTGGGCCAGGAGCTCGGCGCGGGGGGCGAGGTCCGCGTCGGTCATGAAGGCGACGATGCGCTCGCCGCCCGGCAGGAGGGCCGTGTACCACCAGCCGTCCGGGCCCGACTCCACCAGCGTGCGGGTGTCGCGGTCCGGCGCCTCCGCGCGGTAGCGGGCGTAGAAGGCCACCAGCGCGTCCTCGCGGACCAGCGAGGCGCCCAGCCGGCGCGCCAGCGAGCAGCGCCGGCCCGTGGCGTCCACCAGCCAGCCGCACTCCACCTCCTCGCCGCCGAGCCGCACCCGCCAGCGGGCG
The Longimicrobium sp. DNA segment above includes these coding regions:
- a CDS encoding NAD(P)/FAD-dependent oxidoreductase, which gives rise to MSTHDPVVVAGGGAAGAAAALALTRAGRRVLLVDDSAGEFRVGEALPPWARPLLRDLGVLDRFLADGHLPCHGNLSAWGGGEVHATDFVRTPHGHGWHLDRARFDAFLRDAARDAGAELRTGVRVRGVERAGARWRVRLGGEEVECGWLVDATGRRCSLARRLGASLVREDALVAFYARYRAEAPDRDTRTLVESGPDGWWYTALLPGGERIVAFMTDADLAPRAELLAHDGFAARLAESTHVREMLRSHGYAPTGRVRGADAASARLDRFTGPGWAAIGDAALALDPLSSQGILNALYTGKRAGEAIHRALTGDGGALADYEARVAEVHRAYHHHRAAYYGDERRWEDRPFWRRRAPAAALA
- a CDS encoding pitrilysin family protein; this translates as MRRTAALVAALVAALPAAAQTPFPTTPPRPGPVAALAPPTPVVRKLANGLTVMYVRRTEVPAVNATLVVRGAGNTDDPADLPGLASFTAAMLDEGAAGRNALQLADALETLGASLNASSGWDATQVNLYALRDNFPQALRLMGDIVARPDFPEREVGRLREERLVALSRNRDEAGAIANNAFPALVYGAQHPYGRFATTEATRRLDRARVQGFHGGRYRPENSTLILVGDVNPDALQPVVQSALGAWRASGAASAPAAALPTPTIARSVVYLVDKPGAAQSEIRIGHPGVSRNSPDYYALQVLNTIVGGAFTSRLNQNLRETHGWSYGARSGYQMRQAAGPFTAQAAVVTAKTDSAVVEFMRELGRIRTEAVSAEELDKAKRYLALGFPQTVETNPQVAGQLANLVTYGIEPSFLSTYVQRMMAVTADDVRRVANQYVRPGNAVIVVVGDRSVVEAGLRAVNVAPIEIRDVTEFTK
- a CDS encoding aminotransferase class I/II-fold pyridoxal phosphate-dependent enzyme, whose amino-acid sequence is MSTDAPAWPPRSAAEFPRLASLPAYVFAQINAEKMERIAAGEDVIDLGMGNPDIGTPRHIVDEMVAHAADHKHHRYSASRGIYGLRDAMAEHYARRYDVELDSESEVVVTIGAKEGIAHLMLAILEAGDTVIVPSPAYPIHSYSVVFAGGRVHSIPLVGDDEGKVEGGALLAAVEQACASTWPRPKALLLSFPNNPTTLSADPAFFERAVEVCRRERLLLIHDFAYADFSFTGSPPSILQVPGAKEIAVEFFSMSKSYGMAGWRVGFCVGNRAMVGALTKIKSYLDYGIFQPIQIAAAHALRSQQECVSELRDTYRRRAEALTGALNAGGWPVPPPQATMFVWAPIPGPFVAMGSIEFARFLLREAGVVVSPGLGFGAEGEGHVRFALIADEDRLREAGERVGRALQKGP
- a CDS encoding pitrilysin family protein; the protein is MKRLALLLSLAAAPALAQEVSIPHTTFTLPNGLRVIVAEDHSTPVAAVNVWYHVGSGYEKPGRTGFAHLFEHVMFEGSRNVKEGDFDNFLEAAGGQNNGSTNTDRTNYYEIVPSNAVELALWLEADRMGGLLDAFNAQKLTGQRDVVKNERRQSYENQPYGLLWETAASALYPAGHPYSWSTIGSMADLDSASVEDVSQFFRTYYAPNNATLTIAGDVSTAQIRPMVERLFGGIARGPAVERPRIPVPQIAQTRYITKEDRVTLPQVSVIWRGVPRGHADEAALDVAAALLTDGKSARLYKRLVYDQQVASQTSSFNNANLLSGDFWVTVRGKQGTQLDSMEAAVTEEVNRLAQAPPAADEVQRVVNQIVTGFVSSLETVAGKADQLNSYQYYFGDPGYVGRDLARYRAVTPADVQRVTRQYLTGKNRIVISFVPTGKTELAAKETD